One region of Camelina sativa cultivar DH55 chromosome 6, Cs, whole genome shotgun sequence genomic DNA includes:
- the LOC104792584 gene encoding copper transporter 4, whose product MLSSKNVVEAWNTTNTTTQTQTPHRPSLLHPTFYWGYNCQVLFSGWPGSDRGMYALALIFVFLLAFLNEWLARCSDADTIKPGADKLAKVAFRTAMYAVKSGFSYLVILAVVSFNGGVFLVAIFGHALGFAVFRGRAFRNVGRVDG is encoded by the coding sequence ATGTTGTCGAGCAAAAACGTAGTAGAGGCTTGGAACACCACCAACACCAcaacgcaaacgcaaacgccaCACAGACCGTCACTGTTACACCCAACATTTTATTGGGGTTACAACTGCCAAGTGCTCTTCTCAGGATGGCCTGGTTCTGACCGTGGGATGTATGCGCTGGCACTtatcttcgtcttcttgttGGCGTTCTTAAATGAGTGGCTAGCTCGGTGCTCTGACGCAGACACAATCAAACCGGGTGCTGATAAGCTTGCTAAAGTTGCTTTCCGTACGGCTATGTATGCTGTTAAGTCCGGGTTTAGCTACCTTGTGATTCTTGCTGTTGTTTCGTTCAATGGTGGCGTTTTCCTAGTCGCGATCTTTGGGCATGCTCTTGGTTTCGCCGTTTTTCGTGGACGGGCGTTTCGGAATGTGGGTCGAGTCGACGGGTAG
- the LOC104792583 gene encoding uncharacterized protein LOC104792583: MATMIGIHLSGFKSTSFFTSPEIDSLTSKLSSLSLKPSPQPRKSTVIRMGGGPRTFPGGVSKWQWKRMQAKKQKQLLKARLCRERQIYEMRKRAELKAAVAELERPWEPVQKPPNLFSVCADEQVKVLADRFQKPGGFDLWTDRDGPQLFESGVDDLPSARFFPKGVVHSVKPYGRLSNSESDGEEEVEPRDGKLRGRRVRKKVGIKGIERGEGGKKRFENRVNGGNLRNGTSQVYEMTLQNDGRYEVGS; this comes from the coding sequence ATGGCGACGATGATCGGAATCCACCTCTCCGGCTTCAAATCAACATCGTTCTTCACCTCGCCGGAAATCGATTCTCTCACCTCAAAGCTATCTTCACTATCTCTCAAACCCTCACCGCAGCCACGAAAATCGACGGTTATCCGTATGGGCGGCGGTCCGAGAACATTCCCAGGCGGCGTCTCGAAATGGCAGTGGAAAAGGATGCAAgcgaagaaacagaaacagctACTCAAAGCGAGGCTATGCCGAGAACGCCAGATCTACGAGATGAGGAAACGCGCCGAGCTTAAAGCGGCGGTTGCTGAGCTTGAACGACCTTGGGAGCCGGTTCAGAAACCGCCGAATCTGTTCTCCGTTTGCGCCGACGAGCAAGTCAAGGTGCTCGCGGATCGGTTTCAGAAACCTGGAGGGTTCGATCTGTGGACTGATCGAGATGGTCCGCAGTTGTTTGAGAGTGGTGTTGATGATTTGCCTTCCGCTAGGTTTTTTCCTAAAGGTGTTGTTCATAGTGTGAAGCCTTATGGTAGATTATCAAACTCCGAATcagatggtgaagaagaggttgagCCAAGAGATGGGAAGCTACGTGGTCGTAGGGTGAGGAAGAAGGTTGGAATCAAGGGGATTGAGAGAGGTGAAGGAGGTAAGAAGAGGTTTGAGAATCGTGTTAATGGTGGGAATTTGAGAAATGGAACGTCTCAGGTATATGAAATGACTTTACAGAACGATGGGAGATACGAAGTTGGATCTTAG
- the LOC104792582 gene encoding protein NRT1/ PTR FAMILY 5.6-like, translating to MEHKKIGVELQDSYDDQQKWVLDSSLDSRGRVPLRARTGAWRAALFIIVIEFSERLSYFGLATNLVVYLTTILHQDLKTAIRNVNYWSGVTTLMPLLGGFVADAYLGRYATVLVATTNYLMGLLLLTMSWFIPSLKPCHKEMCVEPREAHKIAFFIAIYLISIGTGGHKPSLESFGADQFDDDHVKEREMKMSFFNWWNVSLCAGILTAVTSVVYIEDRVGWGVAGIILTVVMAISLLIFLAGKPFYRHRTPLGSPLTPMLQVFVAAIAKRNLPYPSDPSLLHEVSKAEFTSGRLLCHTEHLKFLDKAAIIEDNNPLALEKQSPWRLVTLTKVEETKLIINVIPIWLSTLAFGICATQTSTFFIKQAVTMDRHIAGFTLPPASMFSLTALTLIISITIYEKLLIPLLRRITRNQRGINILQRIGTGMLFSLITMIIAALVEKQRLDRTNNNNKPALRVIWLAPQFIIIGIADAFTLVGLQEYFYDQVPDSMRSLGIAFYLSVIGAASFLNNLLITAVDTLAEDFSGKSWFGKDLNSSRLDRFYWFLAGVTAANICVFIVVAKRCPYKSVQSSQGSTDSSVLAA from the exons ATGGAGCATAAGAAGATTGGTGTAGAACTTCAAGATTCGTACGATGATCAACAGAAATgggttcttgattcttctctcgaTAGCAGAGGACGTGTTCCTCTTCGAGCTCGAACTGGCGCTTGGAGGGCTGCACTCTTCATCATCG TAATTGAATTCAGCGAGAGACTTAGTTACTTTGGACTAGCTACGAACTTGGTTGTCTACCTAACAACAATTCTCCACCAAGATCTCAAGACGGCTATAAGAAATGTGAACTACTGGTCAGGTGTCACTACGTTAATGCCTCTTCTTGGAGGCTTTGTAGCTGACGCTTATCTCGGCCGTTACGCTACTGTCTTGGTTGCAACCACCAATTATCTTATG GGTTTGCTTCTCTTAACAATGTCATGGTTCATACCGAGCTTGAAACCTTGTCACAAAGAAATGTGCGTTGAACCTAGGGAAGCACACAAAATTGCCTTCTTCATTGCCATTTACCTTATCTCCATAGGGACAGGAGGTCATAAGCCTTCCCTTGAGAGCTTTGGTGCTGACCAATTCGACGACGATCAtgtcaaagaaagagagatgaagatgtCTTTCTTTAACTggtggaacgtgagtctatgtGCTGGTATCCTAACGGCCGTGACTTCTGTTGTCTATATCGAAGATCGGGTTGGTTGGGGCGTTGCCGGCATCATACTAACTGTAGTCATGGCTATATCACTTCTCATCTTCCTCGCTGGTAAACCATTCTATCGTCACCGGACACCTTTGGGTAGCCCTTTGACACCAATGTTGCAGGTCTTTGTTGCCGCCATTGCCAAAAGAAATCTACCTTATCCTTCTGATCCTTCTCTGCTTCATGAAGTTTCCAAAGCAGAGTTTACTAGTGGCCGGCTTCTCTGTCACACAGAGCATCTTAA ATTTCTTGACAAGGCAGCAATAATAGAAGACAACAATCCTCTGGCCCTAGAGAAACAGAGTCCATGGAGACTTGTAACGTTGACTAAAGTAGAAGAAACGAAGCTGATCATCAACGTGATTCCCATATGGCTCTCAACGCTGGCCTTTGGCATCTGTGCGACACAAACTTCGACCTTCTTCATCAAACAAGCAGTTACCATGGACAGGCACATAGCTGGCTTCACGCTTCCTCCAGCTTCAATGTTCTCTCTCACCGCACTCACACTGATCATCTCAATCACCATCTACGAGAAACTCCTCATTCCCTTGCTAAGACGCATCACACGGAACCAAAGAGGCATCAACATCCTCCAAAGAATCGGGACCGGTATGCTTTTCTCCCTCATCACCATGATCATTGCAGCTCTAGTTGAGAAACAACGATTGGACCGtaccaataacaacaacaaaccgGCCTTGCGTGTGATATGGCTAGCTCCACAGTTCATAATCATTGGCATCGCCGACGCCTTCACACTCGTTGGACTCCAAGAGTACTTCTACGACCAAGTCCCTGATTCCATGAGAAGCTTAGGTATAGCGTTTTACCTAAGTGTCATAGGCGCGGCTAGCTTCCTTAACAATCTCCTGATCACAGCCGTTGATACTCTCGCGGAAGATTTCTCCGGGAAGAGTTGGTTCGGCAAGGACCTAAACAGCAGCCGGTTAGACCGGTTCTACTGGTTTCTCGCCGGTGTAACCGCAGCCAATATATGCGTCTTTATAGTTGTAGCAAAGAGATGCCCTTACAAAAGTGTGCAGTCAAGCCAAGGCTCTACTGATTCGTCCGTGTTAGCCGCCTGA
- the LOC104792586 gene encoding phosphatidylinositol:ceramide inositolphosphotransferase 2, which yields MTLYIRRESSKLWKRFCSEITTEIGLLAQNWKYLLAGLICQYIHGLAAKGVHYIHRPGPTLQDLGFFLLPELGQERSYISETVFTSVFVSFFLWTFHPFLLKTKKIYTVLIWCRVLAFLVACQFLRVITFYSTQLPGPNYHCREGSKVSTLPWPKSALEVLEINPHGVMYGCGDLIFSSHMIFTLVFVRTYQKYGTKRFIKLFGWLIAIVQSLLIIASRKHYSVDVVVAWYTVNLVVFCIDKKLPELPDRTAVLLPVISKERTKEENHKLLNGNGVDPADWRPRAQVNGKIDSNGVHTDNSMNGA from the exons ATGACGCTTTACATTCGTCGTGAATCTTCCAag CTATGGAAGAGATTTTGCTCTGAGATAACGACGGAGATTGGTCTTCTTGCTCAGAACTGGAAGTATCTTCTAGCTGGTCTCATCTGTCAG TACATTCATGGTTTAGCTGCTAAAGGAGTCCATTATATTCATCGCCCAGGACCAACGCTTCAGGATCTTgggttctttcttcttccg GAGCTTGGTCAAGAGAGAAGCTACATAAGCGAGACTGTGTTCACTAgtgtttttgtttcgtttttccTG TGGACTTTCCATCCATTCCTtctgaaaaccaaaaagatatacACCGTGTTGATATGGTGCAGAGTTCTTGCATTCTTAGTT GCCTGCCAGTTTCTCCGTGTTATAACTTTCTATTCGACTCAGCTTCCTGGTCCTAACTATCACTGTCGTGAG GGCTCTAAAGTTTCCACGTTGCCATGGCCCAAAAGCGCTCTTGAGGTGCTCGAGATTAACC CTCATGGGGTGATGTACGGATGCGGAGACCTGATTTTCTCATCTCATATGATATTCACGCTAGTCTTTGTCCGCACTTACCAGAAATACGGCACTAAAAG GTTCATAAAGCTGTTTGGGTGGCTCATTGCAATCGTGCAGAGCCTCTTGATCATTGCATCTCGTAAACATTACAGTGTCGATGTCGTTGTTGCATG GTATACTGTGAATTTGGTGGTGTTCTGTATAGACAAGAAGTTACCAG AGTTACCAGATCGGACAGCTGTGTTGCTCCCAGTAATCTCAAAAGAGAGAACCAAAGAAGAGAACCACAAGCTGTTGAATGGGAACGGTGTTGATCCTGCTGATTGG CGGCCGAGGGCTCAGGTGAACGGGAAGATTGACAGCAACGGCGTTCACACCGATAACTCAATGAATGGCGCATGA
- the LOC104792579 gene encoding mitochondrial substrate carrier family protein B isoform X1, giving the protein MNVDARVGVAVDGALNTATTVHSSVLPQIKPQGQLGTVENLLAGGIAGAFSKTCTAPLARLTILFQLQGMQSEGAVISRPTLWCEASRIINEEGFRAFWKGNMVTVAHRIPYTAVNFYAYEEYNKFFNSNPVVQSFIGNRSGNPIVHFVSGGLAGITAASATYPLDLVRTRLAAQKNAMYYQGIGHAFRTICRDEGLLGLYKGLGATLLGVGPSLAINFAAYESLKSCWQSHRQNDSKVLIGLSCGGLAGAVSSTATYPLDLVRRRMQVEGAGGRARVYNTGLFETFKHIFKSEGLRGIYRGILPEYYKVVPGVGILFMTMEAFRILLTSLPN; this is encoded by the exons ATGAATGTTGACGCTAGAGTCGGTGTGGCGGTGGATGGAGCACTTAACACTGCAACCACTGTTCACAGTAGCGTCCTGCCGCAGATTAAGCCGCAGGGGCAGTTAGGCACCGTTGAGAATTTACTCGCTGGAGGTATTGCCGGCGCGTTTAGCAAGACCTGTACCGCTCCTCTTGCTCGCCTCACCATCTTGTTTCAG TTGCAAGGCATGCAATCAGAAGGTGCAGTGATAAGCCGTCCAACCTTATGGTGTGAAGCTTCTCGTATTATCAATGAGGAAGGATTTAGAGCCTTTTGGAAAGGGAATATGGTTACTGTAGCACACAGGATTCCCTATACTGCAGTAAACTTCTATGCATATGAAGAATACAATAAA tttTTCAATTCAAATCCCGTCGTACAGAGTTTTATAGGTAATAGGAGTGGCAACCCGATTGTGCACTTTGTTAGTGGTGGCTTGGCTGGAATTACAGCTGCTTCAGCTACCTATCCCCTTGATCTTGTCAGGACCCGTCTTGCTGCACAG AAAAATGCAATGTATTACCAGGGAATTGGGCATGCTTTCCGTACCATATGCAGAGACGAGGGACTTCTGGGTCTGTATAAAGGACTTGGTGCTACATTGTTG GGTGTTGGGCCAAGTCTTGCTATCAATTTCGCTGCGTATGAGTCTTTGAAATCATGTTGGCAGTCTCATAG GCAAAATGATTCGAAAGTGCTTATTGGTCTTAGTTGTGGAGGTCTAGCTGGAGCTGTTTCTTCAACAG CTACATATCCATTGGATCTTGTGAGAAGAAGAATGCAAGTGGAAGGAGCTGGTGGAAGAGCGCGAGTATATAACACTGGACTCTTTGAAACATTCAAACACATATTCAAGTCAGAAGGCCTTAGAGGGATTTACAGAGGAATATTGCCTGAATATTACAAAGTGGTTCCTGGCGTTGGTATCCTCTTCATGACAATGGAGGCTTTCAGGATACTCTTAACTTCTCTCCCCAATTGA
- the LOC104792585 gene encoding uncharacterized protein LOC104792585 — MVRQQRASKVHEDRYPSCQGKDESVKHDMLDPPRYLRRTREDFRGKALSFGVLDWKQLEKWKDTNAEGSNGSSCCSYEETAASSLELDLSTGVVKRLEVDLKSQHLRNHSFSLRSHASSDAMDADTVMRMDQKGKKDHQLLSMKQKEHQVSLNKSLLKKELSNASELSSCISPGSETSSKLLSEVSSTVGCQDRRRDIEGECSSPVTVVERNQNFIEKPFLLDQNIHILTSKKGRDASPNRRFSFSFSQMSRSFSSKESSSHASAKSGPLTFNDSVYPNHHSTRTKPKGHSRTRSGPILIPKTEKRNVPLQVASKPSKTTPPTMEKNQCRSRVHALLQFTLRKGINLFQFVVGDNNSNNVLAATMKSSDSSTRSYTLYTVNEVKNKSGNWLGRNKNEHPFVHTTIGHMKTVTSSTSDSSIHKSESVLFGPSTNEELAAIVQTRNLSQRHSRTTIILPSGVHTLPKDSNDAPLPLIERWKSGGACDCGGWDIGCKLRVISNDHTKSHTFSSSFQLFDQERDEPAFKIVSHGDELHSVEFGSSISLLEAFFISLAVTSHQSWCQKEEEEEAVLIGDGLLKRETPAKYATNPPVSPIGRV, encoded by the exons ATGGTGAGGCAACAAAGAGCCTCCAAGGTTCATGAGGATAGATATCCCTCGTGTCAGGGCAAGGATGAGTCAGTGAAGCATGATATGTTGGATCCGCCAAGGTATCTAAGAAGAACTAGAGAAGATTTTCGCGGTAAAGCGCTCAGTTTTGGGGTTTTGGACTGGAAACAGTTGGAAAAATGGAAAGATACTAATGCAGAGGGAAGCAATGGGTCATCATGTTGTAGTTATGAGGAAACTGCTGCAAGTTCCTTGGAACTAGATTTATCAACCGGTGTTGTTAAAAGGTTGGAGGTGGATTTGAAGTCTCAACACTTGAGAAATCACAGTTTCTCACTTAGATCACACGCTTCTTCAGATGCAATGGATGCTGATACAGTGATGAGAATGGATCAAAAGGGCAAAAAAGATCATCAACTTCTGAGTATGAAGCAGAAAGAACATCAAGTATCTCTAAATAAGAGTCTATTAAAGAAAGAACTAAGTAATGCCTCTGAGCTTAGCTCGTGTATCTCTCCAGGGTCAGAGACAAGTTCCAAGCTTTTATCTGAGGTATCTAGTACAGTTGGATGTCAAGATAGAAGGCGTGATATCGAAGGTGAATGCTCAAGTCCGGTAACTGTGGTTGAAAggaaccaaaattttattgagaaaccatttttgttggatcaaaatattcaCATTTTGACATCTAAAAAGGGAAGAGATGCTTCCCCTAACCGGCGGTTTAGCTTCAGTTTTAGTCAGATGAGTAGAAGTTTCAGTTCCAAAGAAAGCTCATCTCATGCTTCAGCTAAATCAGGTCCTTTGACATTCAACGACTCAGTTTACCCCAATCACCACTCAACCAGAACAAAGCCAAAGGGTCACAGCAGAACTAGATCAGGTCCTATATTAATACCCAAAACCGAAAAAAGGAATGTCCCATTACAAGTAGCTTCAAAACCTTCAAAGACAACACCACCAACCATGGAGAAGAACCAATGCAGATCAAGAGTTCACGCTCTTTTGCAATTCACATTGAGAAAAGGTATCAACTTGTTTCAGTTTGTGGTTGGAGACAACAACAGCAATAACGTTCTTGCCGCCACCATGAAGAGTTCAGATTCTTCTACACGGTCTTACACATTGTACACCGTCAACGAAGTCAAGAACAAGAGTGGGAACTGGTTAGGCCGCAACAAGAATGAACATCCATTTGTACATACAACAATTGGTCATATGAAGACTGTTACCTCTTCAACCTCAGACTCATCAATCCACAAATCAGAATCTGTTCTGTTCGGTCCTTCAACCAATGAGGAGCTTGCAGCTATTGTTCAGACAAGAAACCTGAGTCAGAGACATAGCAGAACTACAATTATACTCCCAAGTGGAGTTCACACATTGCCTAAAGACAGTAACGATGCCCCTTTACCGTTGATTGAGCGGTGGAAGTCAGGTGGAGCATGCGACTGCGGTGGTTGGGACATTGGTTGTAAGCTCCGTGTCATCTCTAATGATCATACAAAGTCTCACACTTTCTCCTCAAGCTTTCAACTTTTTGATCAG GAAAGAGACGAGCCAGCATTCAAAATAGTGAGCCACGGAGATGAACTCCACTCGGTTGAGTTCGGCTCATCGATCTCTCTTTTGGAAGCGTTCTTCATCTCGTTGGCTGTGACCAGTCATCAGAGTTGGTGtcagaaggaggaggaagaagaagcagtttTGATCGGAGATGGTTTGTTGAAGAGAGAAACACCGGCGAAATACGCAACGAACCCACCGGTTTCTCCAATCGGTCGGGTCTAG
- the LOC104699291 gene encoding LOW QUALITY PROTEIN: cell division control protein 48 homolog C (The sequence of the model RefSeq protein was modified relative to this genomic sequence to represent the inferred CDS: deleted 3 bases in 2 codons), whose translation RNLNTPLHTHHNPIFVFGTLLPLFPRNPSLKNFEMGKRGSSSGSVPIRGFTKLVIESRNKGLTVEEIVDDLRSKNRECVRLRRQILMIKVKQIINSLSEEEDDEIEGSRKKQRRDDSEQRNSDLCISASSPHSSASSPGYVLTSDDNMQFDITNDGLRVSYSNKSKTPYAFNFPTETMKIQAMSSEDGSKGCDVEVKGPTFKDLGGLKGVLDELMFDVKLPFLCPDVTQAICMQPISGLLLYGPSGCGKSTLAYAIANETGVPFYMRSASELVSGVSGMIA comes from the exons CGCAATTTGAACACACCACTACACACACATCACAACCCCATTTTTGTATTTGGAACACTCCTTCCCCTGTTTCCCAGAAACCCCAGTCTGAAAAAC TTTGAGATGGGGAAAAGAGGCAGTAGTAGCGGGAGCGTTCCTATTAGGGGATTTACGAAACTTGTTATAGAATCAAGGAATAAGGGATTAACTGTGGAGGAGATTGTAGATGACCTTCGTTCCAAGAACCGTGAATGCGTTCGGTTGAGACGTCAAATCCTCATGATCAAAgtcaaacaaatcataaactccttgagtgaagaagaagacgatgaaatTGAGGGTAGTAGGAAGAAACAGAGGCGAGACGATTCTGAACAGAGGAACTCGGATTTATGTATATCAGCATCATCACCACATTCTTCTGCTTCCTCACCCGGATATGTATTGACATCAGACGATAACATGCAGTTTGATATCACCAATGATGGCTTACGTGTTTCTTACTCTAATAAATCCAAGACACCA TACGCCTTTAATTTTCCTACGGAGACAATGAAGATACAAGCTATGTCTAGTGAAGACGGAAGTAAAGGTTGTGATGTGGAGGTAAAAGGACCGACCTTTAAGGACTTGGGTGGGTTGAAAGGTGTTTTGGATGAGCTCATGTTTGATGTGAAACTCCCATTTTTGTGTCCTGACGTAACGCAAGCTATTTGTATGCAACCAATTTCTGGTTTATTGCTTTATGGTCCATCTGGTTGTGGCAAGTCCACACTGGCTTATGCCATCGCCAATGAAACTGGTGTACCCTTTTATATGCGTTCTGCTTCTGAATTGGTTTCTGGTGTTTCAGGTATGATCGCTTAG
- the LOC104792579 gene encoding mitochondrial substrate carrier family protein B isoform X2 produces MNVDARVGVAVDGALNTATTVHSSVLPQIKPQGQLGTVENLLAGGIAGAFSKTCTAPLARLTILFQLQGMQSEGAVISRPTLWCEASRIINEEGFRAFWKGNMVTVAHRIPYTAVNFYAYEEYNKFFNSNPVVQSFIGNRSGNPIVHFVSGGLAGITAASATYPLDLVRTRLAAQKNAMYYQGIGHAFRTICRDEGLLGLYKGLGATLLGVGPSLAINFAAYESLKSCWQSHRQNDSKVLIGLSCGGLAGAVSSTATYPLDLVRRRMQVEGAGGRARVYNTGLFETFKHIFKSEGLRGIYRGILPEYYKVVPGVGILFMTMEAFRILLTSLPN; encoded by the exons ATGAATGTTGACGCTAGAGTCGGTGTGGCGGTGGATGGAGCACTTAACACTGCAACCACTGTTCACAGTAGCGTCCTGCCGCAGATTAAGCCGCAGGGGCAGTTAGGCACCGTTGAGAATTTACTCGCTGGAGGTATTGCCGGCGCGTTTAGCAAGACCTGTACCGCTCCTCTTGCTCGCCTCACCATCTTGTTTCAG TTGCAAGGCATGCAATCAGAAGGTGCAGTGATAAGCCGTCCAACCTTATGGTGTGAAGCTTCTCGTATTATCAATGAGGAAGGATTTAGAGCCTTTTGGAAAGGGAATATGGTTACTGTAGCACACAGGATTCCCTATACTGCAGTAAACTTCTATGCATATGAAGAATACAATAAA tttTTCAATTCAAATCCCGTCGTACAGAGTTTTATAGGTAATAGGAGTGGCAACCCGATTGTGCACTTTGTTAGTGGTGGCTTGGCTGGAATTACAGCTGCTTCAGCTACCTATCCCCTTGATCTTGTCAGGACCCGTCTTGCTGCACAG AAAAATGCAATGTATTACCAGGGAATTGGGCATGCTTTCCGTACCATATGCAGAGACGAGGGACTTCTGGGTCTGTATAAAGGACTTGGTGCTACATTGTTG GGTGTTGGGCCAAGTCTTGCTATCAATTTCGCTGCGTATGAGTCTTTGAAATCATGTTGGCAGTCTCATAG GCAAAATGATTCGAAAGTGCTTATTGGTCTTAGTTGTGGAGGTCTAGCTGGAGCTGTTTCTTCAACAG CTACATATCCATTGGATCTTGTGAGAAGAAGAATGCAAGTGGAAGGAGCTGGTGGAAGAGCGCGAGTATATAACACTGGACTCTTTGAAACATTCAAACACATATTCAAGTCAGAAGGCCTTAGAGGGATTTACAGAGGAATATTGCCTGAATATTACAAAGTG GTTCCTGGCGTTGGTATCCTCTTCATGACAATGGAGGCTTTCAGGATACTCTTAACTTCTCTCCCCAATTGA